The following are encoded together in the Cicer arietinum cultivar CDC Frontier isolate Library 1 chromosome 2, Cicar.CDCFrontier_v2.0, whole genome shotgun sequence genome:
- the LOC101497597 gene encoding homologous-pairing protein 2 homolog, which produces MAPKSDSAEAIVLNFVNEQNRPLNAQNVADALQKFNLKKAAIQKALDNLADGGRISFKEYGKQKIYVARQDQFDIPNNEELNQMKEQNANLQKQLEHQKKAISEVETEIKSLQSNLTLEQICEKEVDLRMEVQELENKLNKLRGGVTLVRPEEREAVERMLSEKLSQWRKRKRMFRDLWDTLTENSPRDPKEFKEELGIEYDEDVGVNLQSYSDLIPQGKKRTRGQ; this is translated from the exons ATGGCTCCAAAGTCCGATAGCGCAGAAG CGATCGTCTTGAACTTCGTGAACGAG CAAAATAGGCCACTGAATGCGCAAAACGTGGCCGATGCATTGCAAAAGTTCAACCTGAAGAAGGCAGCTATACAGAAAGCTTTGGACAATCTTGCTGATGGAGGCCGCATTTCATTCAAGGAATATGGTAAGCAGAAGATATATGTTGCACGACAAGATCAATTCGATATTCCCAACAATGAAGAGCTCAATCAGATGAAGGAACAAAATGCGAATTTGCAGAAACAGCTTGAACACCAGAAGAAGGCTATCAGTGAGGTTGAAACAG AAATTAAGTCATTACAATCAAATTTAACTCTGGAACAGATCTGTGAAAAAGAAGTTGACCTGAGAATGGAG GTACAAGAACTGGAAAACAAATTGAACAAGTTACGGGGAGGTGTTACTTTGGTGAGGCCAGAAGAACGCGAGGCAGTTGAGCGCATGTTGTCAGAGAAATTAAGTCAGTGGAGGAAGCGTAAAAGAATGTTCAGGGATTTATGGGATACACTCACTGAGAACTCGCCTAGAGATCCCAAAGAATTTAAG GAAGAGCTTGGCATAGAATATGATGAAGATGTGGGGGTGAATTTGCAGTCATACAGTGACCTGATCCCGCAAGGTAAGAAGCGGACGAGGGGGCAATGA